A genomic region of Desulfosarcina ovata subsp. ovata contains the following coding sequences:
- a CDS encoding TRAP transporter large permease subunit, with protein MRPSNSNFHSIHANIIDCLSLSFGTVAGFSMLFVSAFATYEVIMRRIFNKPTTWVFEVSLFIMMWFVLLAASYSSREKRQIVADILVSRLPKYSSLVLGIAANIVVLAFTVIVGYYGSHTCLDAYQNHITSFGLLEYPKWILYLVFPLTMGLLFLQVLRNSLLDIKFLSSLKKETDAHETAPIKLLFGFTVAIGIGIYFMYVAPFAGIVMLVLCFISGGVPVGVALGMTGIIGMFTNFGEFQSLTMVPVIIEKTLYNFILLAIPLFIMGGVILARCGIGERIYDMVSKWSGSIPGGLSMATIVACALVSAMIGVSTAVAGAIGLIAIPQLLAHGYTKELSYGSVAGGALGVLIPPSAGLIVYGFLTNSSVASLFAAAFIPAAILIGFFVIYVFFVSILSGNYKRVSFTWAQKITATQKAFLGLLAPGIVLGGIYTGTFTPTEAAAVFVVYCLVTAIIYKQIDWKIFIGILKESAILGSSLMMIIIGAMILSNLVAHLRIPRLLTEWIVASGFSPSIVIACLLAMYVILGMFLDGLAITVLTIPVIYPLMPVLGLNVVVFGVVLMVIIEMALITPPVGLNLFIVQAITKDNILTIAKGNLPFAAMMFMVAIILLFYPKISLWLPELLSIG; from the coding sequence ATGCGACCATCCAACTCAAATTTTCATTCTATCCACGCTAATATTATCGATTGTCTTTCACTTAGTTTTGGAACCGTCGCCGGTTTTTCCATGCTCTTTGTGAGCGCTTTTGCTACTTACGAAGTCATAATGCGCCGAATTTTCAATAAACCGACAACGTGGGTGTTTGAGGTTTCACTTTTTATCATGATGTGGTTCGTTCTGCTGGCGGCATCCTATTCATCAAGGGAAAAAAGACAAATCGTTGCTGATATTCTTGTTTCCAGGTTGCCTAAATATTCCAGCTTGGTTCTTGGAATCGCAGCCAATATTGTCGTTTTAGCATTTACCGTAATTGTCGGGTATTATGGATCCCATACCTGCCTGGATGCCTATCAGAATCATATCACAAGCTTCGGGCTGTTAGAATACCCAAAATGGATTTTATATCTTGTCTTCCCCCTGACCATGGGTTTACTTTTTTTACAAGTGCTTCGAAACAGCTTACTGGATATTAAATTCCTATCCTCTCTGAAAAAAGAAACTGATGCTCATGAAACTGCTCCAATAAAACTCCTTTTCGGTTTTACGGTTGCCATCGGAATCGGTATATATTTTATGTATGTCGCGCCTTTTGCAGGTATTGTCATGCTGGTTCTTTGTTTTATATCTGGTGGCGTCCCTGTAGGCGTTGCTTTGGGTATGACCGGAATAATAGGTATGTTCACCAATTTCGGGGAATTCCAAAGCTTGACTATGGTGCCTGTCATAATTGAAAAGACTCTGTATAATTTTATTCTGCTGGCTATTCCCCTTTTTATCATGGGTGGTGTAATTTTAGCCAGGTGCGGTATTGGAGAGCGAATTTACGATATGGTAAGTAAATGGAGCGGATCAATCCCCGGCGGGCTTTCAATGGCTACTATTGTTGCCTGTGCACTGGTCTCAGCAATGATCGGTGTTAGTACGGCTGTAGCAGGCGCGATTGGATTAATCGCCATCCCCCAACTACTCGCTCATGGATACACAAAAGAGCTTTCATATGGAAGTGTCGCCGGTGGTGCACTTGGAGTTCTCATTCCTCCCAGTGCCGGGCTGATTGTTTATGGTTTTTTAACAAATTCGTCTGTTGCCTCGTTATTTGCCGCTGCATTCATTCCCGCTGCCATACTTATCGGTTTTTTTGTTATTTATGTTTTTTTTGTAAGTATCCTTTCTGGAAACTACAAAAGGGTCTCTTTTACATGGGCGCAAAAAATAACCGCAACCCAAAAGGCTTTTCTGGGCCTATTGGCCCCTGGTATTGTTTTAGGCGGTATTTATACCGGTACCTTTACACCTACAGAAGCTGCAGCTGTTTTTGTCGTATATTGCCTTGTCACGGCAATTATCTACAAACAAATTGACTGGAAAATTTTTATTGGTATTCTAAAAGAGAGTGCAATATTAGGGTCTTCACTCATGATGATAATAATTGGTGCGATGATATTAAGCAATCTGGTTGCCCATCTGAGAATCCCCAGGCTACTTACCGAATGGATTGTTGCATCAGGATTTTCCCCTTCGATAGTGATTGCCTGTCTGCTTGCCATGTATGTTATTCTGGGGATGTTTCTGGACGGCCTTGCCATAACAGTACTCACAATTCCAGTAATCTATCCATTAATGCCTGTTCTGGGACTCAATGTTGTTGTATTCGGGGTCGTTTTAATGGTGATTATTGAAATGGCGTTGATAACTCCGCCAGT